The following coding sequences are from one Rhineura floridana isolate rRhiFlo1 chromosome 2, rRhiFlo1.hap2, whole genome shotgun sequence window:
- the TMEM177 gene encoding transmembrane protein 177 — protein sequence MAVRFLWKTMAIVERHRTCFLAISCAGLFGANLTFHILPDKTVKPLYQAWAKGKPMELSEELQILFNDTLSDVRVKSANNFQAFVAFSFHPVSAGLPWLPAGCVVGIPANFIGATNDDDRISNHIVMVEGKKVDWESTEGLALQEALTLSPEAQKFAIARELMYLQSNSSFVCAVVAPICLAGTYISGIAIKQLLGLYSGPVLLRGLYNIAVVVIGFVGYCLSYDTLSRAIDYRTDRNTASVSTSFARGGVEFYNKILSQNKTLRTLMGKRGDQIYAPSGNLFPRCSFRLKHVPYTSRRDLIINILSMPQAKG from the coding sequence ATGGCAGTTCGATTCCTTTGGAAGACAATGGCCATTGTGGAGAGGCACAGGACTTGTTTTCTGGCAATTTCCTGTGCTGGACTTTTTGGTGCTAACCTGACTTTTCACATCTTACCTGACAAGACAGTCAAACCATTGTATCAGGcttgggccaaggggaaaccaaTGGAGCTTTCAGAAGAATTACAGATCCTCTTCAATGACACCCTCAGTGATGTCAGAGTGAAGTCGGCAAACAATTTTCAAGCCTTTGTGGCCTTCAGCTTCCATCCGGTGAGCGCTGGACTTCCATGGCTACCTGCAGGCTGTGTTGTGGGCATCCCTGCCAATTTCATTGGTGCAACCAATGATGATGATAGGATTAGCAATCACATTGTCATGGTTGAAGGCAAAAAAGTGGATTGGGAAAGCACAGAAGGCCTGGCTTTGCAGGAAGCCCTGACACTTTCTCCAGAGGCTCAAAAGTTTGCCATTGCAAGAGAGCTCATGTACTTGCAAAGCAATAGCTCCTTTGTATGTGCCGTTGTTGCCCCCATTTGTCTAGCTGGGACTTACATCTCAGGGATAGCCATAAAGCAGCTCTTGGGCTTGTATTCTGGTCCAGTGCTCTTACGAGGTCTTTACAACATAGCTGTTGTGGTGATTGGATTTGTGGGCTATTGCCTCTCGTATGATACTCTGAGTCGGGCAATTGATTATAGGACAGACAGAAATACAGCTTCCGTTTCCACCAGCTTTGCCAGAGGTGGGGTGGAGTTCTATAATAAAATCCTGTCCCAGAACAAGACTCTTCGTACACTCATGGGCAAACGAGGAGACCAGATATATGCCCCAAGTGGTAATCTTTTCCCAAGATGCTCATTCAGATTAAAACATGTGCCATACACTTCCAGAAGAGACTTGATTATCAATATTTTAAGCATGCCACAGGCAAAGGGGTGA